CTTCCTGTTACCCCCACCACGCGAACTCTTCTCCTCGTTGATTACTCCAGAAGACGCTTCGCGGCCAATCACACATCCCATTTCTTCAACCTAAGCTTCATTTCTCGGCATCGCTAATCCAATCTAAtccagaaaaatgaaaaaaagcaGTAAGATGAATGTGGGTGTGCTTTGAATTTGAAATCGAAATCGAACTTTGAAAAATTGACTATGTACTACCGAGATTCAGTGATCTGGTCGGAAGGGAATTGAAAATGGAAGAAGATTTCACAATGTGATAGGTTTCAGAAGGAATGGAAAATTGAAGAGAAAGTAGAGAAGATTGTGATGTGTTTCGTGCAATAAAGAGGAAAGTGATAGAGTAACTTACAGTAGCAGTGAAATtgaagcagagagagagagagagagagaattgcAGTGCCAGTGAGTGTTTGGAGTCTGAGACAAGAAGGATAGGGAAGACGAGATGTTGTTGGCAGTGTCGTTTTCACAGGTAAGTCAAACCCCACGACTCTATTACTATCATATTCATCTCACATCTATgcatttttcataattaattctCTTATCTAAAACCTACTAATTAATTCATTTAACTTTCGAATTAATCATACAACATTTTCTAACTATGCACTTATccattttatttagttttttttattttaaatatggtTGAACCGAGAGGAAACACCTTATCCAAAATGGGTAGTTCCGTTGACAACACAGGTCAAGTGTGTGGGAAGAGCTCTCGGATTCAATCCTCACACTATACATTCTGGGGAGGGATGAAGAGTTTTAACTGTAACTAAATCATGAATCTAACGACATCCAAAGAGTGACCGAatacttaaaaaaaactaacagaGCGAGAAAACACCTTAAACTACAAGGCAGAGCATCAGAGCAAGTGACAGATCTCCTTGAAAAAGGTTGTCGACCAATTGTGTCATGTTAGGAGATCAGCGGTTAAGGATCACTCTTTATTAGAAGTACCAACTCAACTGAAATTTTACTCAACTAAACCTATACCTGAAATCTAtgttggtttttttatttttttttagttgTAGACTTGTAGTAGTACTAAATTGACGGGTATTTTACTTCTTACATTTGTGTTGTTTCGTAAATGCTAAGGAATGGACAACAAAATCCGTAGTTTGTAATCTTTTATAAATACAAATTTCGCTTAGCTTTAGCTTCCTTTGTTTATGGTGTTAGGAGGTTCGTATCATTTCCAACAAACAAAAGTACAGAACAGCACACCAACTACTTCAACTGTCCAAACTCCAAAGGCAAGCTGTAGCTGATGGGTTTTGTGTTACCAGACAAGCCAGCCCATCTGCTCCATTATTATTTTGCTATACTTGATCAAGCGTTTCTAATAATGCTAATATTAGCAGCTTTAAAAAACAATGTTAAAAGAACTTATAGCTagattataaattattttcacaCTCAAAAAATGATAATTAGTGTTACCTTTGGGTTGGCAAAAGATAGCATTCGTGTTAAAGCTCACGTTTTATGGCTCGAAGCTAACTATTTAACATCGATCAGACAGTCGACGCTATGCTTTAGCGTGAGCTTAACTGACTGATTCTATACCGACACAACTCACTTGGTAATTCAACTGACgcaaaatcataaaaattagTGTTAATCGTATAGACCGAATCTAAATAGCATCGTCCACTTGGTCATCTACTCAAGTATCCACaagaaactaacaaagaaattaACTCATCATCTATATTAGTATTTGCCTAATTACTTAAGTGTTAATTGTTTTACAGCGCCTAACTTAACATGTTAAATTTGTACCACATAAATTAGTTCTTCTGTTCTAGCTagataattaacaaaaaaacatGAATAAGAAGCACTCAACCACCCACGCATATACTAAACCATTAATTTACGCTAGACCTTGTAAATAGGATGGACGAGAATTGTATTACGATAAAGTATCAACGcagttaaaagtaaaaaatgaaaatggctATCTTAAAATGGGTGGGGGATGATTATTTGTGTTCTCAAACCTACCCGGCAATGTATATAATAAGTGTTTTTCCTTGTCAAATACAAGCCTTTTTTTACTATGCCTACAGAGTAAACTATTTGACTTGAACAAGACTTATTATTTTTACCTCTATTCTATTGTATGTGTACTTATAATCTAAGATGGCCAAGCTCAGAGCTTGTTCTTGACAACTCTTTGTCTTCAAGTTTTAAatcttctttttccttgcttttgGATACCTCTGCTATTGATCTCCCTGGAGGAGCTGAGCAGACTGGAACTACTGATCGGATTCGCACAGGCGGGGCCGTGAATAAAGAAGTAGGAGACATGCCAAGCCTTTCAGAGGTTGGCATGCCTGGACTTCGTGGAACTCCAGTTCTCAACCTTGAAGCAACAGCCAGAGGTACTTCCGGATGTCGCGGTCTGGATCCTGGAGGCGAAGTAGGGGCCATAGTTCTCACCATGGAAGATGAAACTGCTCGCGATCTAAAACTTCTGTTGAAGCTTGCTTGCAAATGTCCTCTGGGAACAGAGGTGTCAATATTGGATGAGTTTTGCAGCTCAATATTAGCTGGTTTGTGTATAGATCCAATGTTCCTATGAGAATCCCACTCAGATTTCCCACTTTGTTCTCCTACCAACTCTGcatttcttcttctgcttccaGAGCCATGCTTCTGTCTCTCATCTTCTGTTGGGACTCTTGTTTCATTGCTAAAGTTGCAAACTGAGGGATCTTCTACTTTCTCCTCTTGTATCTCTCTAATGGTTACTGTTGACCTGCCCCTGTTTAGCTCAGGAACAATTTGGTTTGAAAAGTAAAATGAAGGCCTTGATGCAGCAATAGAGAATCTTGGTCCCACAGGAACTGATGCTAACTCTCTAGGTGGAAAATAATGGCAGTGATCTGGCTGAAGGACAGACTGTACTAATGGATAAATCTGGGGAGGAGATGGAATAATTGGTTGAATGGTTAGTGCCAATAGGCTATTTTGTTGCTGCATAATTTGTTCTTGCTGCCAAATCTGATATAGAGTCAAATCAGGAGAGAAACTAGAGATTCCACAATGCTGCCATTGCGGGGGATACATCCCTAGAGTTGGCTGGACCTTGGTTGAGGAGGAGTTTTGGTACCTATGTTGATGATCACTTTCAGAAAAGTTTTTTGACCTACATGGATGTAAACTTGCAAGTACCCTAGCAATGATGActtgttcttgttcttcattGCCTTTAGACTCTGAAGAAGATAAATGAAGCCGTGGCACTACAAAGCAATTCAAAACAAATAGACTATAAAGTAAGTCATGGGACGAAAAGAGGAAGCATAAGCCAtataattgttttttattttattttaaaaaatgtatattGAAAACTCCACAGAGAATGTTTCAAATGCAGAATCCAAATTGCTAATGTACATATGAGAAAGATGCGATTACCGCCGCAAAATGCTCACATTTTCTCAATGCATAAGCCAtataattgttttttattttattttaaaaatgtatATTGAAAACTCCACAGAGAATGTTTCAAGTGCAGAATCCAAATTGCTAATGTAAATATGAGAAAGATGCGATTACAGCCGCAAAATGCTCACATTTTCTCAATGCAGACCAAGCAGCCATTGCAGCATTTTTCTGAGCCTGTTTCTTGGTCCTAGCAGGGTCTCCAGTAAAATGCATTCCAGCAATCTCAACAGTACATGAGTAGTTAGGAACATGACCTGGTCCAGAACGAATAGTTGTATAAACAGGAAGATTCAGTCCAGCTCTGTGAGCAGTTTCCTGGAGCAAGTTCTTGTATACTCCTGTTTCATCCTGTCAACATCCAACCACCAAAGCATATTTAAAGGGAAAACTTTCaaatgaaaaaaggaaaaaaaaaaaaaactcaatcttTTAACAGAAGAATTTAATGAAGGGGTGAACATAATTGATCCTATTCCACTTCTTCTCCCCTTTCCTAGAAGGGAAGGGGAAAGACAAAAGACATGGAAAGCACAACAACAAAATTTAATGCAATGAGATAAAAAAATCCAGTATTCTTTAGAGTTGAGATTCCTAACATGAGGTAAAAGGTTATTTTCTTAATCTTAAATTCTTTGATTCATTTAATCCATTTGGTTGTAGAAACATTTAATTTAATGAATCAGACATCCACTAAATCATTGGAGGTAAAAGTAGAACACTACAAAAGATGATAAAAAGGGAACAACAACATTAGAATGTATTGAAATAACAACAACAGTATTGGGAAATGCAGAGAAGACCTAAATGGAAATGTATACTTGGCCTTCTCATGTTCGTGGTTAGCATTTTCACCAAGCGCACAGAGAGGTTAAAGAAATAGAAGCAGACATTTAaccaatgatttttttttatgggaTGAGAGCCAAAACATGAAATTGACTCAAGATGATGATAAAACTTTCCAAACTGCTCACCAGAACTCTTGCTGCCAAAGCTCTGGAGGGACCTCTTTCTGCAAATGTGTTAAGAGCTACCTCTGCTGCTGCATGTTCTGCCTGTCTAAGAGTAGAGCAAAATGTTGGGCTTTCAAATGCCTCTCCATTAAAGTTGACAGTTGCCTTGAAACGAGGAGCATGATCTGGCCCTTCGCGGATGCATGAATAGGCTGGCAGATTAAAACAGCTTCTTTGAGCCAATTCTTGCAACCGGTTCTTATACATGTCTGCACAAAAATGAACCCAGGGGCTTTAgttaaaaagaaatttaaatattcatgatgtaagTATGTAACCAAGAGGAGTAGAGGGAAGGAGCAATAAACTTTGGTTAATCTAGCAAACTAGTTATGTGCATGAACATTTCACCCCTTAAAAGATTCTATCTTGTTCTAGCAATAATTAAATATGAAAGCAATACTGTCAGGGAATACAGGAAAGAATTTATCACATACTAACATATTACGTAATACCATCCACCAcaactctttctctcttttattgaataaaaaaaaactcatatctGCCTAACAACCTAGACTAAGACCAAAACAAGGAAATCTCTTCAACTACACGAGATGAAAGAATTCAATATTAAACGGGCAGGAAAAGAATATCTGAAACATAAAAAATTCTCAAAATTGTCCATAATTACATCAAAGATAAAGTATATTCTTCATCCACATAACACCATCCCCCATAATTGATTTGTGTGTGTGAGCATACTTAGAGGGAGACTATTAAAAATTAAGTCTGCAAGATAACAGAAACTGAGCAATATTCATAAGTCATAACAGCCTAACAAGACTTTGTGTGTATGCCAGTTGAGTGCAACGGGAACGAACTTCAACTCAATCCATAGGAAGAGTTCCATTCATATTTAACTTGAAGTGCATGTGAAAGTCTAACCAAACAAGTTGATAGTTAAATAAACTCgactaaataataaattattaccGGCGAGGCCGCAATGAAACTACATGAATTTCACCTATTGAGCCCGTTTGGGTACGGACCAAAAAACACTAATTGGAGTTTCGCTACAAAAACAATGCACTAAATAAGCTCGAATAAGTGCTCTTTGGCCCGCATCAATCGAAACGGGCTCATTTTCAGCTTATTCCAACAATTTACATAGACAGACAGAGTCATCATTTTAACTAACCTAGTAACAAGGGCAAAAAATACACCAAACAAGTGTCAGATGTTAAATCACAGTCCCACACAAAAACCCTCAGAAACACCGAAAAGGAAGTAACAGCTGGTGAAGCAGTTCAATCATTTTGGCAAAACATTGTCATCAAATTCACACAGCACCAACAAAACTACTCATTGAACCAATATTCACCATGATCAGAGCCCATTCACACGCAAACAGTTCAGAAATTGCACTGATAAAACTGAAAGAATGTTGATAGATAAGTAAGAAAGCATCAAGCATCAAATCATACCTTTTCAAACCTAGTGCGAGAGGATCTGAGTGTGAGAGAGCAAGGAGAGGCAGAGTTGGAGGTCGAATTGAAATTCAATATTGGGCAGAGTGAAAACCTTCAGCCAGAGTGAAAGTGACGGAAAGGTTGAAGGAAACTCGATGATAATGATAATAGTGAACAGTGAAAGTGGGATATATTGCAATTTCAActaacttttttgttttgtttgcaaTATCCGGAGAGTCGGGACTCGAACTCGAGACCTTTAGTTTAACCCGTGTCGGATAATCTACGTGTCATGCGCTTTGTTTGATATGAAGCCTCGTTTTCATTAAGGATTCTATTTTGCGCATTTGAATTAGGATGTCTCGTGTGTGCATAATCATAGGGAGAAGAACAACGCATGTGATTTTTTTGGCTAGGCAATAGGGAGAGTTATGCGTTGGATTTGGAAACTCCCACCTTCCGCAATTATTGCATCAATGTGTCTCAATATTTTAGTGTAAGATGTGGTGTCTTTTAGATTTTCTAttgtaactaaaaaaaatagttaatcTTAATAACATCTACTTTCCCAATGATAAGTATTTTTGTGGATATTTACCTATGTTCAAATCCACGCCTATCTAGAGGATTTTACCTTATTCATAACAGGTTTCTTTGCGTGAGTTTTCAATGGATCCGAGACTCCAATCAAGTCCATCCAAAATTTAACTAAGAATGGTGATGTGGAATCCACATATGTGCATTGCAAGTCATGTGGCATCCAAAATTACATGACACCTCCTGCCATAGCACCTCCTAAGTTTCTTAATGATGAGGAGTACTAGGCTACTAGCAACACttatttgacattttttttcTAACACTCTTTTTATTAGTTGAAACCATAAGGTCCCATTAAATAAAGAGCGAGACTCATATAATTTAGTAGATTCTACATGAATTTCAACAAATTGAAAAGTGCTAATAAAAAGAGTGTTAAAATAAGCATTGCTTACAGCTCCTTAATGGAATAATGCAAGGAAAACAGAAAATAATACTTGTAGTCTGTAATATAATGTCCTGATTTTTCCCAAGATAACAATTTCCATTTCTATTGATATTGAAAGAATAGCATTCAGATACATGGGAGCACCAATTATTTTATTGTTACAATGAAGAATTGATGACCATCCACATTTATCTGTTTCCAAATAATAATGATTACATGAATATCAATGTATTATTACTATGTACTAAACATACTCATTTCAGGGCTCAAATGCTGGGGTTTGGTGAGTTTCATCATGAGGATTAATTGCCTCATAAATTTTTCTATCGATTAAATTCCTGTAAGGATCCTCCTCCCTCTTCTTGATCAAGTAATCTAAGTTCTGTTCAACTTGAGACTTAATCTGCAGGTATAACTCGTTGGCACTGTCTCTGTCTTTTAGCATATTCTCCATGCCTTTGGTTCTTATGGGCTTCCCAAATAGATAGTAAAACCGACCTGAGTTTGGTATTTTGGGCCTAACCACTGGAAATGAGATATTTTGATTTGCCACCTCACCACTTGTCTCATCCCTGAATGTCAAGATGAAAAGTCCATGGTTTTGACATACAACATTAGAGCTTAACTACCATACATTGAAGGGGTAAATAAACTTAACATAGACATTGAATTAAGTTTCACCACCTTACCACCTCATATTAAATTACAAAATATgcttaattacattttttttctagTCCCCTTAGTTTTTTTTGGCTAATCAAGTCCCTCTACTTATAAAATTAAGCAAATTAGGTCTCTCTCTCAATTTTCATATGTATAAAACCATCAAATCTTCaatttcttttcaaatatttcagtgtttatgatgagatagCTATATGATACAATTTTAAAAGTTTACAAGTCAAAAAGTTGGTCAAATCTTGATAAATTTTGAAGGATATGAGATTAGGGTTTATAAAGGGGGaaattggaatttttttaatttgtagttgcaaatttaatattttgattGGTGAATTTGGATGGGGACAACGTCCACAAAGATTAAATTGATTCAGTTTCTGATAATTTTTCTTAGAAAATAAGAATTCAAAAGTTTTATTTGGAATAATAATGATTTAGAGACTTGATTCTAACAATCAAAAAGTTGAGGGTCTAAATCTACTCAACTGTTTGAGGACCAAAATCACTCAGTTCAAacttgagggaccaaaagtgcaattaagcataAAAAATAACTGCAGAAACCGGAGACGGATATTGGTGAttggatatatatataaaataaaactataaaaaactaattaaatatgTATTGTTATTAGCAAGCCATATGCATATGTATCTTACTTATTCATAGTTTTACTAAATACAATACAAACTGAGATGGAGAATAATTACCTAAGCCTGACTTGGTTACTGTTAACTTCTCTGAGGTAATCGTTGAGGACGGGGATCTTTATTAAGTCGTTGTAGTCAAGAACTATCTGCAAAATTCAATCACAAGAGTCCAATCAAAAGGCAGGTACAATTCAGTTAATCAAAGCTCATTCCTCTCCTTTACCTCAAAACTGAAATTATGTGATTTGTCATGAACCAACTCTCACAAGAGCTTAAGCTGTTGGTGAAAGAcaaatgaatggttttatattatattctaacaacaTTTGGGTTCATTATTCAACTTAACATTTCTTTGAACCATAATCCAGACATTCTAAATGAGCATTCCCAGCAGAACTTTTGGGGTTAGCACTTAGAATCTgtttatctatctttatctcTAAGAAATTTAATACAAAACTATTATGTGCCTTCACCTAATAGCTTAAGTTTTTGAGATAGTTGGTTCATAAGAGACTTAATGATCAAGTGCGCAAGAATTCAATCCTTATTGCCTCTATTATTCGAATATAATGTTGAGTTTTAGCACAACGTAGGAGGACCTGTGTACTGTAATTTGTACATGCTTCAAGCCCAACGAGCTCTAGCTTGAGGGGGACatgttgttagaaatataatgcACAACCATTTATGTGTCTTCACCTAATAAGTTAAGCTCTCGTAATAATTGGTTCGTAGCATTATAGATGATATATAATGGTTGACTCAAGCAGAATAGACAGTCTTATGGTCAAAAAAGCAATACCTTTACCCAAAATGATAAAGCAAGGAAAACAAGTAAAAAACTGTTagtgagaaagaggaaacttaCTTCAGCCAAATCATCTTCGCCTACAGCTCCAAATGGCACAATTGTGGCGCCAAATCTTGCTGCCATTCTCACAAATTCCGGTTGGTCAGGCCAAATCACCTTGTATTCCTCACCCTGGCAATGGTAGGAGTACAGTTAGCGTTAAACCAGAATGTACCATCATCATCACAATAAAAATCAATTACGGAGAGAAACTTCGGTGGGTAGCTTctaagtttcagaattgattttgaggaaaCAGAAGCTGATCGAACTGTTCATTATATTTTATAGGATAAGAAAGGCTAGATGAAGCAAAGAAAGAAAGATGATGCACCTTAAAATGGAGAGCCTCGCGTGCACCACCGGGATATAGGAGAACATGAGATTTAGTGGAGAATAGTTTAAACAAATTGCTTGCTGAAACAGGCACCGCACCAAATATCTTCACCCAATCAATCATAGAAAACTCAGAAGTAAAAGTCTCTGCTTTCGCTGTAAACAGCTCAGGATGGGCTATTCCACGAGGAATAATACCCTTCTCACTTAAAAATGCATCCATAATTGAGGTAAGCTCTAAcccaaacaacatgtgataaccAACATACAAGACAGGGCCTTCATCCGGAACGCCAGAGAGACCTCTCACAATCTTTCCATCTTCCAAAGTTGAGAACATTACAGATCCAGTAATGTACCGAAGTGCTCTGCCATGCATGTTAGTAGCATGTCAGCTTCAAActcaatatttaaaaaattgattcacAGATATATAACaacttcaataaaaaaatgataCATTATCAGTAAATGACAAAAGGAAAATTGGCTGGCATAATGGTAGAATGCTCGAGTCCTCTTTAGGAACCAGGTTCAAATTTTGAACCCATTGATGTTAACTTTGATGTTTATATTAAGAAAAGGTGGGAGAACTGGTTTGACAAGGATATGGTGTTCTTTTTCAAAACAATGGCAACAGTAGGAGCCTCACCCCTCTAACCATCAATGCAGCAATGACATTAATTAACAAATTTCCAACAAGAACATGGTGAGAATCATATTGCCAAATCAAATTACCCAACTACTTGATCCATTGCATATCTGAATTCCGTCGTGCTGGGAGGAATGTAATCCCTGACCAAATCAAGTATCCTAGAACGACGGTACATGCAGGTCCCCTTGATGATTGTCAGCAGACCAATACCATCCTCCTGCACTACCATGCAAAATACAGTTAATCAAGATACAGTTGTTAGTTTACCACAGAAGACTATgtgtgtgtttggttctgcATTTAGATGTTGACAATAGTAAATGCACAGTTGAAAACCATGGTGAGCTGAAATCACGGTGGATAGAAGCAACTTCCCTTAGCTTCTGGGGCTGTCCACCGCGATTTTTGGCTTCATTGAGGTTTTCACCGTGTATCAAAACATGCAAGAAATTATTTTAATCAACTGTGGGTTTCATAACTGGATTTCACAACATTACCCTATAGAAGTCACTTTTCCCATAAAgttatccaaacataaatcacttcacATTAAACTCACTTTTATCATAACCAATTTTGTCGAAATCAATTCtatccaaaatcaattatgacaacgctgatccaaacatgcatgAATAGACAGTAAATATCCAACTAATATTGTTAACGTGGCATCGTAAAAAAGTGCTAGTAAGTCCATCCCATAATGTTGAGTACCATGTTATGTTTCATGGAAGATTAACAGAAATAAACATATTTGTTCTTTAAGGTATATTCTGTCACTATAACAACAGCAATCAAAgcctttatttttcaaattaaaggAGGAAAATCAACGTGATGCAACAAGATACTCTCACTCGATACATCCCTTGCATAGGGGCTATCAACCGAGAGCATTATTTTAAGATAAGAGGAGAGAACAACTATTCAAATGGATGGtcaaaattataaattactTGTGGTCACATGTTCATATGAAGAAATTGTATGACTTAATGTTGATAAGAATTGCAAGTTTATCTTCATTGCACGTACCAAGAGAAGGGTGTGTCCATTGTCGTTAAACTTACGAACTTTGCAGTTCTTCAATGACCTCGCAAGTCTTCGAGCTTCATTTAGACTGGGAAGCATGTTATCCTTGCCACTTGAATGGAAACTTTGTCAATCTCAGTTCTTAAACTTAGTTGAGAACATTAACTTGAAAGTAATTGCAAGAAATGTCATATAAAAACCTCCCAAGTCTCATGTGTCTTAATCCAACAatataagcttttgggatagttaATTCATGAGATGGTATCAAGTCTATATATGACCAAATGTTCTAAAGTTCTATCCTTGCCACTCTCATTTCTCTAATAAAATATCGAATTTAAGCACAAGGTAGGTTGGGCTTCTACATCACCCAGACTTAGATCCCAAAAGGCTCACACATGAGGAGACATGCTAGAAATATAGTATATAAAAACTAATCATGTGTCTTCATCATATCAGTAATGTACATACGTTTTATGAACCCAAGAATTTCAAAATCGGAGAGAATGATTGTTAGCACTACACAAAATATTATACAGTAAAAAAGAAATCTCCTTCTAAAGAAGAGTTCAAAGTAAAAAAAAGGCCAGCCTGGTGCAGAAAGCTCCCGCATTTGCAGGGTCTGGGAAGGGTCCCACCATTTGGTGTATTGTCAGCCTTACCCTGTTTTTTACACAAGAGGCTGTTTCTAGGACTTGAACCCGTGTGACCTCAGTCACATGACAGCAACATTGACCATGTGAAAAATATGCATACATCATATTCATATACATGACATATAACTGTGTAGGTTATtgtggaaaaattccagttataTAATACTTGCGCAAATTTAGATATGAAAGGAAAATTAGGAGAATCTTCTGGAAGCATGATGAGAAACAAAAATACCAGCCGACCCAGAAAAAAAACTGTTTCAGACATAACATTACTACGAAAGACATTAAATCTAAAGAGAGTAAGAACCTAGCAAGCAGAAGTACATCAGCTTTGACAGCATGGAGGCGCGAATTCGCATATGCAG
This is a stretch of genomic DNA from Lotus japonicus ecotype B-129 chromosome 1, LjGifu_v1.2. It encodes these proteins:
- the LOC130731232 gene encoding double-stranded RNA-binding protein 2-like codes for the protein MYKNRLQELAQRSCFNLPAYSCIREGPDHAPRFKATVNFNGEAFESPTFCSTLRQAEHAAAEVALNTFAERGPSRALAARVLDETGVYKNLLQETAHRAGLNLPVYTTIRSGPGHVPNYSCTVEIAGMHFTGDPARTKKQAQKNAAMAAWSALRKLPRLHLSSSESKGNEEQEQVIIARVLASLHPCRSKNFSESDHQHRYQNSSSTKVQPTLGMYPPQWQHCGISSFSPDLTLYQIWQQEQIMQQQNSLLALTIQPIIPSPPQIYPLVQSVLQPDHCHYFPPRELASVPVGPRFSIAASRPSFYFSNQIVPELNRGRSTVTIREIQEEKVEDPSVCNFSNETRVPTEDERQKHGSGSRRRNAELVGEQSGKSEWDSHRNIGSIHKPANIELQNSSNIDTSVPRGHLQASFNRSFRSRAVSSSMVRTMAPTSPPGSRPRHPEVPLAVASRLRTGVPRSPGMPTSERLGMSPTSLFTAPPVRIRSVVPVCSAPPGRSIAEVSKSKEKEDLKLEDKELSRTSSELGHLRL
- the LOC130731234 gene encoding phytyl ester synthase 1, chloroplastic, which produces MASVMGLPLPPISAINSRRFRTHFALSFTELPAESGPLNEASTITVVEKNQNGSLVMEGSKVRGARVVEEKKSNDEGSASALAPLWDDGYGSRTVEDFFAAARELKDDGGPPRWFCPVECGRPLKNSPTLLFLPGMDGTGFGLTLHHQALGKAFEVRCLHIPAHDRTPFEGLVKLVEEAVRLEHALSPNKPIYLVGDSLGGCLALAVAARNPTVDLVLVLANPATSFGRSQLQPLLPLLEAMPAELHVTVPFLLSFVMGEPLKMASVNIGNRLPPSKKIEQLRHNLVALLPCLPELSNILARETLLWKLKLLKSAAAYANSRLHAVKADVLLLASGKDNMLPSLNEARRLARSLKNCKVRKFNDNGHTLLLEDGIGLLTIIKGTCMYRRSRILDLVRDYIPPSTTEFRYAMDQVVGALRYITGSVMFSTLEDGKIVRGLSGVPDEGPVLYVGYHMLFGLELTSIMDAFLSEKGIIPRGIAHPELFTAKAETFTSEFSMIDWVKIFGAVPVSASNLFKLFSTKSHVLLYPGGAREALHFKGEEYKVIWPDQPEFVRMAARFGATIVPFGAVGEDDLAEIVLDYNDLIKIPVLNDYLREVNSNQVRLRDETSGEVANQNISFPVVRPKIPNSGRFYYLFGKPIRTKGMENMLKDRDSANELYLQIKSQVEQNLDYLIKKREEDPYRNLIDRKIYEAINPHDETHQTPAFEP